In the genome of Chrysemys picta bellii isolate R12L10 chromosome 17, ASM1138683v2, whole genome shotgun sequence, one region contains:
- the SDHAF1 gene encoding succinate dehydrogenase assembly factor 1, mitochondrial has protein sequence MVFEGRSFLFSVPAPQRPPANGKRGLRWLVSQRSEPAGEQLLGGPPVRAWEAPSRAGGLRPSEAGDSCDFQHMLCRWFSVYYRPLLEWDLCIEKSARFAVVAVPDDLSGSSRYTMARHSKLQKQVLSLYRQFLRAGKEKPGFLPRIQAEFRKNASIPRMDVMHIEYLVRRGQRQLEQLRDVNTKQMGTFVKTKPEER, from the exons ATGGTCTTCGAAGGGAGGAGCTTCCTTTTCTCTgtgcccgccccccagcgccctcCAGCCAATGGGAAGCGAGGGCTAAGGTGGCTGGTGTCTCAACGTTCTGAGCCGGCTGGGGAACAGCTGCTGGGGGGTCCGCCGGTGCGGGCCTGGGAGGCTCcgagcag GGCTGGTGGCCTCAGACCATCCGAGGCTGGTGATTCATGTGATTTCCAGCACATGCTGTGCAGATGGTTTTCTGTCTATTACAGACCACTGCTGGAGTGGGACCTTTGCATAGAGAAGTCGG CCCGTTTTGCTGTAGTGGCTGTCCCTGACGATCTGAGTGGATCTTCCCGGTACACCATGGCACGGCATAGCAAGCTCCAGAAGCAAGTCTTAAGCTTGTACAGACAGTTCCTACGAGCCGGCAAAGAGAAGCCGGGGTTCTTACCTCGGATACAGGCCGAGTTCCGGAAGAACGCCAGCATCCCCCGGATGGATGTTATGCACATAGAGTATCTCGTCCGCCGCggccagaggcagctggagcagctcagAGACGTTAACACGAAACAAATGGGCACCTTTGTCAAAACCAAGCCGGAAGAGCGGTGA